In Pyxidicoccus xibeiensis, the following proteins share a genomic window:
- a CDS encoding DUF2277 domain-containing protein gives MCRNIKPLFNFAPPATDEDIRAAALQFVRKIAGTRKPSKQNADAFEVAVEEIFQSSKRMLEGLVATTPPRDRARFEELKRLRYKKAEQR, from the coding sequence ATGTGCCGGAACATCAAGCCCCTGTTCAACTTCGCGCCCCCCGCCACCGATGAGGACATCCGGGCGGCGGCGCTCCAGTTCGTCCGGAAGATTGCGGGGACCCGCAAGCCGTCGAAGCAGAACGCCGATGCCTTCGAGGTCGCCGTCGAGGAGATCTTCCAGAGCTCGAAGCGGATGCTCGAGGGCCTGGTGGCGACGACGCCTCCCCGCGACAGGGCCCGCTTCGAGGAGCTGAAGCGGCTGCGCTACAAGAAAGCCGAGCAGCGCTGA
- a CDS encoding DUF1304 domain-containing protein — translation MRLPTRLLVGFVALQHFGFLVLEAFFWTSEFGRKTFATTPEFAEASKVLAANQGLYNGFLAAALVMGLLAKDKHVARATLTFTLACVVVAGIVGGITAKPSILLVQGLPALMALVLVRRDRTA, via the coding sequence ATGCGCCTCCCCACGCGTCTCCTCGTCGGCTTCGTCGCCTTGCAGCACTTCGGCTTCCTGGTGCTCGAGGCCTTCTTCTGGACTTCGGAGTTCGGCCGCAAGACGTTCGCCACGACGCCGGAGTTCGCCGAGGCCTCGAAGGTGCTCGCCGCCAACCAGGGCCTCTACAACGGCTTCCTCGCAGCGGCGTTGGTGATGGGGTTGCTCGCGAAGGACAAGCACGTGGCCCGTGCGACGCTGACATTCACCCTGGCGTGCGTCGTCGTGGCTGGCATCGTTGGCGGCATCACCGCCAAGCCTTCCATCCTGTTGGTGCAGGGGCTGCCGGCGTTGATGGCCCTGGTGCTCGTGCGTCGTGACCGGACCGCTTGA
- a CDS encoding fatty acid desaturase family protein, with product MSGTAVDIPAPPGRLNVALALGIVSGGLALQWCASRADGWLGVLGAGVAFSFLFLPLYSLLHEAEHRVFHANAAVNEGFGVLLAAFFPGPFTFLRACHLGHHRRNRSDAELFDQYQPGDDVRRKRIIFYALYLGGFWLLVPLAMAVVLVAPGALRGQLVKDPSAVAMVEGIPEAFMSRIRAECAAILLLHMGLVLALDLSPGRYLLVYALYGLNWSAQQYVTHAHSPRHVLDGAHNLRAHPLYESLLLHFNWHLAHHQHPRVPWLYLPRHDDPTRERPGYLTAFIRFWRGPTQAAEAPVEGAARSMGRED from the coding sequence GTGAGCGGCACGGCCGTGGACATCCCCGCGCCGCCAGGGCGGCTCAACGTGGCGCTGGCGCTCGGCATCGTCTCCGGCGGCCTCGCGCTCCAGTGGTGCGCCTCGCGCGCGGACGGGTGGCTCGGAGTGCTGGGCGCGGGCGTGGCCTTCTCCTTCCTCTTCCTGCCGCTGTACTCGCTGCTGCACGAGGCCGAGCACCGCGTCTTCCATGCGAACGCGGCGGTGAACGAGGGCTTCGGCGTGCTGCTGGCGGCCTTCTTCCCCGGGCCCTTCACCTTCCTGCGCGCGTGCCACCTGGGGCACCACCGCCGCAACCGGAGCGACGCGGAGCTGTTCGACCAGTACCAGCCGGGCGACGACGTGCGCCGCAAGCGCATCATCTTCTACGCGCTCTACCTGGGAGGCTTCTGGCTGCTGGTGCCCCTGGCCATGGCGGTGGTGCTGGTGGCGCCGGGCGCGCTGCGAGGCCAGCTGGTGAAGGACCCCTCCGCCGTGGCCATGGTGGAGGGCATTCCGGAAGCCTTCATGAGCCGCATCCGCGCCGAGTGCGCCGCCATCCTGCTGCTGCACATGGGGCTGGTGCTCGCGCTGGACCTGTCCCCCGGACGCTACCTGCTCGTGTACGCGCTCTACGGGCTCAACTGGTCCGCGCAGCAGTACGTCACGCACGCGCACAGTCCGCGGCACGTGCTGGACGGCGCGCACAACCTGCGGGCGCATCCGCTGTACGAGTCGCTGCTGCTCCACTTCAACTGGCACCTGGCGCACCACCAGCACCCGCGCGTGCCGTGGCTGTACCTGCCGCGCCATGACGACCCGACGCGCGAGCGGCCGGGCTACCTCACCGCCTTCATCCGCTTCTGGCGGGGCCCCACGCAGGCCGCCGAGGCGCCCGTGGAGGGAGCGGCGCGTTCAATGGGGCGGGAGGACTGA